GCGGGTACCTGTCACTTGAACGTTGCCCGTAGCGCCGGAAGAAGTAATACCCGCCGTGGAGCGAATACCGAGCGTGGCGCCGTTGGACAGCGTGAAAGAGCCTCCACCTGTTACCGTAGTACCCGCCGCAGCCATTTGCAGGAAAGCGCCGCTGTTCACGGTGAAGTTGATGGTGTTGGACACCGTGCCGCCGGAGGTGTAGGTTTGGGGGGTGCCGGGGCCGTTGAAGTTGATAGAGGCTGCTCCATCACCATTTTCGGTCAAGGTGGCTCCCGCAGCAAGTGTGAAGTTTCCTGCTACATTGACTATTGAGCCACCATTCCCGCCATCTATATTAAATGTGCCGCTATTTTGAATAAAGGCCTGTCCTACGTTCAAAATTGCATCCGTATTCGAGGTTGTCAAAGCAATAGGGCGTGAAGCAGTAGCGCCATTGTTGAGTGTAAAATTACCTGCCACAGTCATGGTCCCACCACTTGACAAAAGTTGGCCTTGCGTACCGCCACCACTTAAAAACGGCCCAACTTGAAAATTGCCAAATGATTGGCCCGCCAAGTTTCCGGGGGTTTCCCCGGAAACGTTCCAGTTGCCGATGATACAGGTGGAACCCGCATCCCATGTGGCAGTAGGGACAGTACGCCCCCCTGTACGCGTCATATTGTATGTGGAGCCGTTGTTGAAAGCGATGGTCGCACCGGGACTTATGGTGAAAGCCCCTGCACCTGAACCAGCTATTGCTCCATGATAAACTGTACCATTTACGTCGAGGTCGGTTCCGGCACCGTTGGCAACGGTGAGGGTCTCGTTAACCACCAGCGTAGCGCCAGCTTCCACGAGCACCTGGTCAACGGTAACCGCAGCCGTCACCGTCACCGTATGCGGGCTGCGAATGGTGATGACGCCGCTGGCACTTGTGGGTGTGCCAGTGACCGATACGCTTTGAATGGCGATGGTGTTGGCTGCCCACTGCCTGCTGGCAGAATAGTTGCCAAAAGCCCCCGGGTCTTGGCTTGTGGCCTGAAATTCTCGGCGGGCAGTAACCATTCTGGCATCAGATTCACCCGCGTTTCCTGTATAACCACTTACTTGGTTGCCAAAATTGGTCGGAGCACCTACCGCGCTTCCATCACCCACAGAGTGTGCCGCTGCTATCCAGAGGGTATTGACGTTGCCAAATCCTGAAGTTAGGTTTGGAGGGTTTGCGGAATTGGTGTTGTTGGTTGCTGGACTTGCCGCTACTGGCACCCCCTGATAAGTACCCGCAGCAATACGGTATGAGTTGTGCGCGCTGCGTTCTGCACCGGCTGTGATATTGATAGTAGTGCCTTCCGTGCCGTCTGCAACTTTATACCAAGCTACACGATACCTCGAACCAGCATTATTTGTATAAAGTTGCGTCCAGCCAGATGGGGTGCCCGGTGCAGTATTTACGTCGTTCGCATCCGACCAAAAAATAAGCAGCAGGTCGCCGCTTTGAATACCCGTAGGAAGGGAAACCGTATGTGTAGTACCTACGGTTGCATTTTTAGAACTTGATGCAGTACCCGCCACTTCCGGGAAGGGGCACTGCACTACCCAGTTGGTACCGTTGTATCGTTCCCAAGTGCATGGGTCGTTCCAGTTGCCTGATTGGCGGCTGCGGTAATCGTTGACCGCTTGCCCCCATCCCTGCACGGCGCACACCATCAAAAGTGTTGCGACGGCGGCCAGCATGGGCAGTCTTTTGGTGAAAGCGTCGCGGGCTGAAGCGCAAGCGAGCGAGCAAAAATTAGTTAGGTTTAATTTGTTTCTCATAATCGTAAAGGGATGAGAGGGTGAGCAAAAAAGGAGATTTGTCATGCAGGTTATCGGTCGAGTGTACGGATAAGCCTGCCCGGCATCCGGCGGGGGGCCGGAGTCGGGCGGGTGGTCGGTTGCTACGATACTATTAAGGTGTGTCTTGGAAAAACAAGCAGCCCACCGCGAGAGGGTCGCGAGGGGGCGTAATCGGAGGGAAGCGGGATGCATCATGGTTGGTATCGGTTTTGTTGCTCCGTGGTTTTTTTCAAAAGGTCGGGGTGCATAAACACAGATGCGTGCTGCCCGGCCTTGCAACATCAAGGCGCACAACAGCGTCTTGTCCATAGCGCCGGAGGGATGCGTCCGAACGCTCGTCCAAAATCGGTCAGTGAGTAAGTATCCAATGCTGAGTGAGAAAGGCGGGTCGGTGCGGAAAAGTCAGTGATTGACCGGCATCGAGGGAGGCAACTTCAACACTCATGGGATTAAACCGCCCCTTGTTGTGAGGGCTATGTGGATTAGCATAAAAACAGCGCGAAAGTAAAGCACCGAGTGAAATTTTCACCCCAGTTTGGGTTAATTTTCTTGCCGTGCGGCTGTTAAAATGGAGCGTGTTGCGTGGGTAAAAAAATGTTTTCAGGTGTAAGTGTTTGTCTGCGTGTGCGCTACACCGTTGATTCTCTGCTCTGAGCGATGTGTGTGGCAGTGTCTGCTCGGCGACTTTTTTCCGGCAGTCTGTCAGATAAACGACAAACATCGTGCCTAAAAAAAGGTAGAATAGCGATTTACGATTTGGGATTTACGATTTACGATTTGGGATTTACGATTTGGGATTTACGATTTACGATTTGGGATTTACGATTTGGGATTTACGATTTACGATTTACGAACAATGATTTAAGTGGAATTACCATGAGCGGTCAGGCCACACCTACGATTACGCGAAAACTCGTAACCTTGCGGCTTGTTTTTTGCAGCGGAAAAGATTCAACCTGATAGGCATACGCAAATCGTCCCATCCGTACGACCACTTAGCTGGGCGGTAAGTCGTAAATCGCAAATCCCAAATCGCAAATCCCAAATCGTAAATCCCAAATCCCAAATCGTAAATCCCAAATCGTAAATCCCAAATCCCAAATCGTAAACCCCAAATCCCAAATCGTAAATCCCAAATCCCAAATCCCAAATCGTAAACCCCAAATCGCAAATCCCAAATCCCAAATCGTAAATCGTAAATCGTAAATCCCAAATCGTAAATCGTAAATCGTAAACCCCAAATCGCAAATCCCAAATCCCAAATCGTAAACCCCAAATCGCAAATCCCAAATCCCAAATCCCAAATCCCAAATCGTAAACCCCAAATCGTAAACCCCAAATCCCAAATCCCAAATCCCAAATCGTAAATCGTAAATCGTAAATCGTAAATCCCAAATCCCAAATCGTAAATCGTAAATCGTAAATCCCAAATCGTAAATCAAAAGATTTGCAAACGCACAAACACATCCAACTTTTTGTCAGAATTTTCGCGTCTGTTTGAGGCCGTTCAGAAACTTTCTGCTTCAAATATGTTTTGTAAGAGCGGTCTGAGGAATTGAACGGATGTTTATGCTGGCAGGCAGAGACCTCGTCCGCTTCGCTTGGCCAGATAATCCCTTCACCCCTAGGTCAAACGCATCAAAATACAGCCGACCTCGGAGAGGTTTGATATACCTCGCGCCGCCAAGTTTTCAGCGTCGTCTAGGGTAACGTTTACTAAACTTTTGAAGTTTAGTAAACGTGATATCATCCTTCCAACCATGCTGAAAACTTGGCGGCACGAGGTATATGTGTAGAAATGGCGTGTTTTTGTGATAATTCTAGGGTAACGTTTACTAAACTTTTGAAGTTTAGTAAACGTGATATCATCCTTCCAACCATGCTGAAAACTTGGCGGCACGAGGTATATGTGTAGAAATGGCGTGTTTTTGTGATAATTATCACGACCTCGGAGAGGTCAAATGTCTATCGCAGCAAACAGGTCACCAACATTCGACCCCGCTGGGGTCGTTCACACCGCGAAGATGGGGCGTTTCTATCAACTTTTGACCTCTCCGAGGTTTGTGCCATTTTGATGCGTTTGCCCTGCCAATGCCCCCCAATAACCCTTTTAATGACCCTTAATGACCTTTTCAATAACCCTTTCAATAACCCTCAATGACCTTTTCAATAACCCTCAAGCCCCTTAATGACCCTCAACTATGCGTCAGTTAAAAATTGCCCATAAAATAACGACCCGCGAGAGCCTTGCGCTCGACAAATACCTCAATGACATTGGCAAAATCCCGATGCTCACCCCCGAGGAAGAGGTACAATTGGCGCAACGCATCCGCGAAGGCGATCAGGAAGCATTGGATGCCATGACGCGGGCCAACCTGCGCTTCGTCGTGTCGGTGGCCAAACAATATCAAAATCAAGGACTTAGCCTGTCGGACCTCATCAACGAGGGCAACGTCGGCCTCATCAAGGCGGCGCGGCGGTTCGACGAGACAAAGGGGTTCAAGTTCATTTCCTATGCGGTGTGGTGGATTCGCCAAAGCATCCTGCAAGCCATCGTGGAGAACAGCCGCATCGTGCGGATGCCACTCAACAAGGTAGGTTCGTACAATAAGGTGAACGAGGCCTATATTTCCTTTATCCAAGAATTTGAGCGCGAGCCTTCCGAAGAGGAATTGGCCGAGCTGCTCGGCATGACCGAAAAGGAAGTGCAAACGATGGTGCGCAGCGGCATCCGCCACGTCTCGCTCGACGCGCCCCTACCCGGTGCGGAGGAGGGCGACGCGACCATGCTCGACGTGATGATGCTCTCCGATGCCGACGAGCCTGACCTTGAGCTAATGGCCGAATCGCTCCGCGACGAGGTGTCGCAAGGTCTTCATATCCTCTCGCCCCGCGAAATGGAGGTCATCGCCTCCTACTATGGCCTCAGGGGTCAAAAACCGCTTACCCTCGAAGAAATCGCCGAACTCTATGGCCTCACCCGCGAGCGGGTCCGCCAAATCAAGGAACGCGCCATCCGCCGCCTGCGCAAGTCGTACAACCGGGATGTGCTGAAGTCTTATTTGGGTTGAATGGGGGGATTGAGGGTCATTAGGGGTTATTAGGGGGCATTATGGTCATTAGGGGTCATTGAGTTGGAGG
This genomic interval from Saprospiraceae bacterium contains the following:
- a CDS encoding RNA polymerase sigma factor RpoD/SigA → MRQLKIAHKITTRESLALDKYLNDIGKIPMLTPEEEVQLAQRIREGDQEALDAMTRANLRFVVSVAKQYQNQGLSLSDLINEGNVGLIKAARRFDETKGFKFISYAVWWIRQSILQAIVENSRIVRMPLNKVGSYNKVNEAYISFIQEFEREPSEEELAELLGMTEKEVQTMVRSGIRHVSLDAPLPGAEEGDATMLDVMMLSDADEPDLELMAESLRDEVSQGLHILSPREMEVIASYYGLRGQKPLTLEEIAELYGLTRERVRQIKERAIRRLRKSYNRDVLKSYLG